A part of Scylla paramamosain isolate STU-SP2022 chromosome 24, ASM3559412v1, whole genome shotgun sequence genomic DNA contains:
- the LOC135112810 gene encoding uncharacterized protein LOC135112810 yields MSSSGDSTPPRSGSSHSCGSRLYSSTRHKKRKNIQRSGASAREDEVASDRVSKMDARPPASQSGDVNNTTLSKFLEAWAALQEDVNKLKSDRGARASVGSEPGTSGIRSGPAQDLGGTHEISASPPPSSSGAFSGFRSQEMSAEEGVIEDEAPSGSILLQAAKAYVPMDDCSEAIEEPIAAMVNHWFSHGLKEEDHKEILADEASKRPRNCKALIPVECNSQVLDALPTEAKKADFRLKEIGKDITKAATIMVKSLTVLDKFANEEHNQVIGHEVAMLNGALGLLGHANFKLNMNRRFFLKREINQKYAHLCTDKTPATGLLFGDDLTQATKQIEEAERLKNKFTHKKTSHFGAPGLGKLSGGKQRGFFGKPAFQGMSTRFKPYGLHKPATRGDGRPSYHRGNSSSKNPRGRGHYDPRQ; encoded by the coding sequence ATGTCTTCCTCGGGGGATTCTACACCTCCAAGAAGCGGTTCTTCACATTCTTGTGGAAGCCGACTCTATTCGTCCACTAggcataaaaagaggaagaatatccAACGGTCTGGGGCCTCTGCTAGGGAGGATGAAGTTGCAAGTGATCGTGTGTCTAAGATGGACGCCCGACCACCAGCTAGCCAGTCTGGAGATGTTAACAATACTACATTATCCAAGTTTTTGGAGGCTTGGGCTGCACTTCAGGAGGATGTGAATAAACTTAAGAGTGACAGAGGTGCCAGGGCAAGTGTTGGTTCTGAGCCTGGCACATCAGGCATCAGATCTGGGCCAGCACAGGACTTAGGGGGTACTCATGAGAtttctgcctcccctcccccttcttcctctggtgcaTTTTCTGGCTTTAGGTCACAAGAAATGAGTGCTGAAGAAGGTGTGATCGAAGATGAAGCTCCTTCGGGCAGTATTCTGTTACAAGCAGCTAAGGCCTATGTGCCTATGGATGACTGTTCTGAAGCTATTGAAGAACCGATTGCTGCAATGGTGAATCACTGGTTTTCTCATGGTTTGAAAGAGGAAGACCATAAGGAGATTTTGGCAGATGAGGCTTCTAAACGTCCTAGAAACTGTAAGGCACTTATCCCAGTCGAGTGCAACTCACAAGTGCTGGATGCCCTACCCACTGAGGCAAAGAAAGCTGATTTCCGACTGAAGGAAATTGGTAAGGATATAACTAAGGCTGCCACTATTATGGTTAAATCACTTACTGTTCTGGACAAGTTTGCCAATGAAGAGCATAATCAGGTTATTGGTCATGAGGTGGCTATGCTTAATGGTGCCTTGGGGTTGTTAGGGCATGCAAACTTTAAACTGAATATGAATAGACGGTTTTTCCTCAAACGAGAGATAAACCAAAAGTATGCGCACTTATGCACTGATAAGACTCCTGCGACTGGCTTACTGTTTGGGGATGATCTTACTCAAGCTACCAAACAGATTGAGGAGGCCGAAAGGCTGAAGAACAAGTTTACCCACAAGAAGACTTCCCATTTTGGAGCTCCAGGTCTTGGGAAATTAAGTGGTGGTAAGCAACGTGGTTTCTTTGGGAAGCCAGCTTTCCAGGGTATGTCTACCCGGTTTAAACCTTACGGCTTACACAAACCTGCCACCAGAGGGGACGGCCGCCCTTCTTATCACAGAGGGAACTCCTCTTCAAAAAACCCAAGGGGCCGGGGACACTACGATCCCCGGCAGTAA